The sequence ACCTTGGGACTCGCTCTCTGAGAAAGAACAAAAATGGTACGGCAAGAAAATGGCTGTTGCGATGGGCATGATGGAAATGCAGGACCAACAAGTCGGTCAGATAGTCGATTACCTAAAAGAAATTGGGGAATACGACAATACCTACATTATGTATCTCGCGGATAACGGCCCAGAAGCTGCGGATATTACCGGCGAAAATATCAGTGATTTGATCCGAACCTGGACCGCTCATCACTTCGATAATTCGACTGAAAACTTGGGTAAGGCAAACTCCAGTGTGTCACTTGGTCCTGAGTGGGCAAGTGCTTCAACCGGAGGCCTATCTTGGTACAAAGCGTACACAGCAGAGGGCGGTATCCGTGTGCCGTTTATCGTTAAACCAGCAAAAGCGCTTTTAGAAGATGAAGATGCGTTGCAACCCGGCACCCAAACTGATGACTTGTCACAAGTAAAAGACATCGCGGCCACCATTCTTGAAATCGCCGACGTACAACACCCAGGAACGGAGTATCAGGGCAGAGAAGTGGCGCCGATGAGTGGTGTGAGCTTGTTGCCTTATTTCAAAGGTGAAACGGCAGAGGTGCACAGTGCCGATAATGCGATTCCATTTGAACTGTTTGGTAGTGGCATTTTGCTGAAAGGGGATTACAAGATCATCCGAATTTCTACCGGTATGGGCGGTGACAGTGAATGGCACCTGTACAACACCAAACAGGATCCGGCTGAGCAACATGACTTAAGAAACCAAATGCCGGATCTGTTCCTTGAAATGGTCGCTGAATATCAAGAATACGAGAAAGCGCAAAATATTGTTCCAGTAGACGAAGCGTGGAACCCGTTTGAAAACGTGAAATAGAGGAAATGAACCACTCGGCTAACCTAGTGCCATCAAGCTTGGTTGGCCGATGAACACCGTGTAAAGGAATTACGAATTGTTTTGGCTAATACAATAACTTTTACATCGAGGAATTCTTCATGACGACATTATCACTATCAAACCTGAGTTCGGTTCCGCAGTTTAACGGCAAGGCGCACAGCAAGCTTCAAGCGTTGGCAAAACCCATTGGTGCGGTGTGTAATATCAGTTGTACTTACTGTTATTACTTAGAGAAACAGCAGCTGCTTGAATACCCAA comes from Vibrio bathopelagicus and encodes:
- a CDS encoding arylsulfatase, producing the protein MAAASSAAFAAESDKPNIVVIVGDDVGFADTQPYGSEVETPNLMALAEEGVKFTNFHASPTSSVTRSMMLTGANSHEVGLGTFDYAVYPGAIGKPGYEGYLTKKGVTVATLLKENGYNTYLSGKWHLGHEDGFLPDDRGFSESYGILAGGSNHFNRDMMFPAKNAATAEALQKGDIPGVEVEPTYRNGEVVEDKYKGEYSDQVYTNELIKMIDGKKDDGKPFFAYLPFTAIHLPLQAPESAYQDKVDYYVEHGWDSIREDRFQRMKEMGVIPKDADISGRNSLSRPWDSLSEKEQKWYGKKMAVAMGMMEMQDQQVGQIVDYLKEIGEYDNTYIMYLADNGPEAADITGENISDLIRTWTAHHFDNSTENLGKANSSVSLGPEWASASTGGLSWYKAYTAEGGIRVPFIVKPAKALLEDEDALQPGTQTDDLSQVKDIAATILEIADVQHPGTEYQGREVAPMSGVSLLPYFKGETAEVHSADNAIPFELFGSGILLKGDYKIIRISTGMGGDSEWHLYNTKQDPAEQHDLRNQMPDLFLEMVAEYQEYEKAQNIVPVDEAWNPFENVK